The stretch of DNA CGCAGCCCGGCGAGACCCCAGGCCTTGGAGAAGGTGCGGAGCACGACCAGGTTCGGATAGCGGCCGAAGAGCGTCGCGCCGTCGACTGCGGCGTCGTCGCGGACGAACTCGGCGTACGCCTCGTCGAGCAGGACGAGCAGGTCGCCGGGGATCCGGCGCATGAACTCCTCGAACTCCGCGGCCGTCACCACGACGCCGGTCGGGTTGTTCGGGGTGCACACCAGCACGACACGGGTGCGGTCGTTCACCGCGGCGGCCATCGCGTCGAGGTCGTGGCCGCCGTCCGGGCGAAGGGGGACCGGCACGGCGGTCGCGCCCGCGACGGTGACCTGGCCGGGGTACGCCTCGAACGAGCGCCAGGGGTGGATCACCTCGTCGCCGTGGCCGGCGGCCGCGGTGATGAACTGGGTGATGAGGGCGACGGATCCCGCCCCCACGTGCACCTCGTCGGCGGTGACGCCGAAGCGGGCGGCGAGCGCCTCGCGCAGGGCGAAGGCCGAGGCGTCGGGATACCGGTTGATGTCCGACGCCTCGTTCATCGCGGCGAGCACCGCGGCGTGCGGCGGGAAGGGGTTCTCGTTGGAGGAGAGCTTGTAGCCGCCCGCGGCGGCCGGCTTGCCCTGCTTGTAGGCGGGCAGCGCCGCGATCTCGGGGCGGAGGCGGACGGGCGGCGGCACCTGCTCGGGCATCGAGACATCGTATCGACGCGGAAAAGAGCGCGTGGTGCCGGAGCCCGTCGCAATGGGATAGTGGTCGCATGCGCAGATTCCTCGTCTCGGTGCTCGGCAACGCGGCCGCCCTCTGGCTCACGACGCTGATCGTCGCCGGGACGACGGTGACGCCGTACGCCCCGGGCGGGGTCCTCGAGACGGTGCTCACCTACCTGCTGCTGGGCCTGCTCTTCGGCATCGTGAACGGCGTGATCGGCACGGCCATCCGCATCGTCGCGTTCCCGCTCTACATCCTGACGCTCGGGCTGATCGCCCTCATCGTCAACGGACTGCTGTTCCTCCTCGTCGGGTGGATCAGCACGCTGCTCGGTTTCGGGCTCTCGGTCGAAGGCTTCTGGTGGGGCGTCCTCGCCGCGCTGGTCATGGCGATCTTCAACTGGATCATCGGTTTGATCCTGCGTCCGCTCGCGGGCCGTCAGCGCTGACGCGCGTCGCCGTCCAGCCGTCGGCCCCGACCCCGCGGGTGCCGGCGAGACCGCCGAGGACCTCGGCGCGCACCATCGCCAGCGCGGGGTCGCTGCTCGAGTCGGCCTGCGCCGCCGTCTCGCGGTAGTCGCCGAGGCCATGCCCCGCGAGCATTCCGCCTCCTGACCCACCGTCGACCACCGAGCGCGACACGACGACGGTGTGCTGCTCGGCCGTCGACCTTCCGTCGGTTCCTCCGAGGGCCACGATGACGTCCTCGTCGTGCTCGAGAGCGACGACCGGTACACCGTGCGGCACCGGGGTGGCGCCGCCGGGCGAGCCGGCCGTCACGAGCCCCGCCGTGTTCCACTCGCCCGACTCGACGAGGCGGCCGGCCACCAGGCCGCCCTGCGAGTACCCGACGAAGACGACGGGATCATCGCGCCCGATCCCCGCCTCGCGCATCGCCGCCTCGGTGGCCCGCACCGAACCGGCGTCGGCACCGGCGACCGCGGCCACATTCGAGGTCATGTCCCACGGCTGCGCCTGCGAGTCCCGCGTTCCGCCGACGTAGACGACGGCGTGCACTCTGCCGTCGCCGTCGGCGTACCGCTCGATGACGATCTGCTCGTCCCCGCCGTGGGGGACCCGCTCGACAAGGTCCTCGAGACTCGCGGGCGGACGCGGCGACTCCCGCGGCCGTCGGTCGATGGCCACGGCTCCGCCTCCGAGCACCCCGGCCGTCGTGAGGGCGGCGAGCAGCATGCCCGCAACCGCCTCACGGCCGAGGACTCCGCTTCCGCCGTCACCGGCGAGCGCCGCGATCGGCAGGGGCAGCAGTAGGGCGCCCTGGGTGAACTCGTCGAGCGATCCGCTGACGGTCCTGATGAGATCGATCACCGCGGCGTCCGCGAGAACCGCCCCGAGCAGGTCCTGGGCGCTCGCGTCGGCGCCGACCGACTCGGCGGCGCGCAGTACGGCGGGCACGAGCACCAGCGCGGCGGCCGGCAGGAGTGAGAACGGCGCGACGGCGGTGGCCGCGCCCATCGTGTGCGCCGCGACTCGACCCCCGGCGGATCGTGCGCCCGCGAGCGCCTGCTCGAGCGCGGTGTAGAGATCGGTCGCCGTGCGCAGTGCGCCTCTCGCCGCCTCGAGACGATCGGTGGCGAGGACGAGACGATGGCGTGCCAGCCGGGCTTCGATCGCCGCCTGCTGCTCGGCGTCGACCGTGGTGCGCGGCCGGATCGCGCTCAGCGGGCGGGTGAGCTCGTCGGCGTCGAGCGCCACCGCCCGAAGCGCCGCCACGACGGCGGTGCAGTCCGCGAAGGCGGCGTCCATCGACGCCGTCGCCACCGCGATGACGGCGCCCCCGGAGATCTCGATGGTCATGACGCGCTCGCCTCGGACAGCATCGCCGCGCTCAGGTCGAACGCCGCCCGCACCGACCGCAGCTCGCCTCGGATGTCGTCGAGGGTCCGACGGAAGGCTTCTGCGGCGGGGGAGGACCATTCGAGCTCGCGGAGGGCCGCGATCCGCGCGTCGATCCGGAGGAGGTCCTCGACGAGCGCGTCGGTCCTTCGTCGACGCAGAAGCAGTTCGGCGTGCTGCGCCGGATCGGTGACGGTAGGGGCCATGCCCCGATGGTGGGCGGCACGCGCCGCCCCGCAGACCCGCGGACGGCGCTCCGTGGGATCGGTCGCGCACGGAGCGGCTGGGGAGGAATCCGTGCGCTGGGGAAGAATGGGGGCATGGCCGCTCCAGTGCACCCCTCTTCCGCTCCGCACGACGACGCCGCGGGGCTTCGCGGGCAGCCCCTCAGCCCCCTCGACGGGCGCTACCGTCCCGCGGTGGACGGGCTCGGCGCCTTCCTGTCCGAGGCGGGCCTCAACCGGGCGCGGGTGCACGTCGAAGTCGAGTGGCTGATCTTCCTCACCGACAACGGACTGTTCGGGACGACGCGCCTCACCGAAGACCAGTCGCGCAGCCTCCGGGCGACCGTCACCGGTTTCGGCGCCGCCGACATCGCGGAACTCGCCGAGTTCGAGGCCACGACGCGGCATGACGTGAAGGCCGTCGAGTACTACGTGCGCCGCCGACTCGACGCGCTCGGTCTCGGCGCCATCGCCGAACTCACCCACTTCGCGGCGACGAGCGAGGACGTCAACAACCTCGCCTACGCGATCACCGTGCAGCAGGCGGTGCGCGAGGTGTGGCGGCCCGCCTTCGTCGATGTGCTCGAGAAGCTGCGCGCACTGGCCGTCCAGCACCGCGCGGCACCGATGCTCGCACGCACCCACGGCCAGCCGGCCACGCCGACCACGATGGGCAAGGAGCTCGCCGTGTTCGCGCACCGTCTCGACCGGCAGCTCGCGAGACTCGACTCCCAGGACTACCTCGGCAAGTTCAACGGTGCGACGGGCACCTACGCCGCGCACCTGTCCGCAGGGCCCGACCTCGACTGGCCCGAGCTGTCGCGGCGCTTCGTGACCTCGCTCGGTCTCGAGTGGAACCCGCTGACGACGCAGATCGAGTCGCACGACTGGCAGGCGGAGTTGTACGGGACACTGGTGCACATCGGCCGGATCCTGCACAACCTGTGCACCGACGTGTGGACCTACATCTCGCTCGGCTACTTCCGCCAGATCCCGGTCGCCGGTGCGACGGGCTCGTCGACGATGCCGCACAAGGTGAACCCGATCCGGTTCGAGAACGCCGAGGCCAACCTCGAACTGTCGGCCGCCGTGCTCGAGAGTCTCGCCTCGACCCTCGTCACCTCCCGGCTGCAGCGCGACCTCACCGACTCGACCACCCAGCGCAACATCGGCGTGGGGCTCGGCCACTCGCTGCTGGCGCTCGACAACATCGGTCGCGGCCTCGGCGAGATCGCGCTCGCCCCCGACGTCCTCGCCGCCGACCTCGACCGCAACTGGGAGGTGCTCGCCGAGGCCATCCAGACGGTCATCCGGGCGGAGGTCACGGCCGGCCGGAGCACGATCGCGAACCCGTACGAGCTGCTCAAGGAGCTCACGCGGGGGCGGAGGGTCGACTCCGCGGCCCTCGCGGAGTTCGTCGGCGGTCTCGACCTCACCGACGAGGCGAAGGCGCGTCTCACGGCGCTGACCCCGGAAGGCTATGCGGGGCTCGCCGACGCGCTCGTCGACGTCATCCGGCGCGACTAGCGGCCGGACGGTCCGCCCGTCGCGTCGTCGGGCGACGGCCCGTCCGCGGTCGACCCGGCTGAGGATCCGCCGTCGCGCGTCGGGTCGAGCGGCGGGCCCGGCTCCGGGCGGGGCGCCGCGGGATCTTCGCCGCGGAGACTCGTCTCGGTGCCGATCGGCCCTGCGGCGAGGGCGAGCATGGCGAGCAGCACGAGTGCCACGACGAAGGCACCGCCGAGGAAGATGACCGCCACCGTGAAGTCACGGGTCGAGATGAAGGCGACGACGCCGACGAAGACGGCGACGACGAGGGCGAATCCGATGAGTTCGGCGGGCCGGAACCGGTCCGCGCGTGAGGGGCGGGCCATCAGCTTCCGACAGCCGATCCGGACTTCTCGGACGCCGTGTCCCACTTGAGGGTGAACGCGGCGATGCCGAGATAGACCGCGACGATGGCGGCATAGGCGCCGAAAGATCCGACGAGGAAGATCGCGTCGTCGCGCCCGAGGAGGTACACGCCGCCGAGCAGCAGGGTCGCGACGCCGACGACGAGATGATCCCGGGACGCGGGGCCGTGGTCGGCCTTGCGCAGACCGATCGCCAGCTCCAGTCCGCCGGTCGCAACCGCCCACAGCACGACGAGGACGGCGAGGGAGGCGAGGGGAGCAGCCTGCGCGAAGGCGAGGACGGCGGCGAGGCCGAACGCGAACGACACGACGCCCTGCACCACGGTGAGGATCGTGCCGATCGTGCTGCGCCGACCGAGACGCGAGGTGCTCGCGAGGGCGATGCCGTGCGCACAGGCGAAGAGGCCGAACACGGCGAGGCCGAACACGGGGGAGTGGTCCGACGAGAAGGTCACGACGATGGCGGCGACGGCGGCGATCGCGGCGCGCAGAAGCGGGACCGGCCAGTACCGTGCGCGGAAGCGCGCCGAATCGTCCGACATACTGCTCCCTGCTGTGCGTACGCCCGCCTCGGACGACCCGTCCAGCCTACGCCACGTCGTGGAAGTGGTCGGGCGCCGTCGGGATCAGGCGCCGTCCGCCGGCCGGCGCTCGTCGGGTGCGGACTCGGCCACGGGCATCGGGCCCGCCGCAGCGTCCGCGGCAGGGGACTCGGACGAGGTCGACGCGTCGTCGACCTCGTGCATCGTGTCGGCGGGCGCCCGTTGCGCCCTGCTGAGCAGGACGAAGGGCACGGCCGCCACGGAGATGATCCCGCTCACGAACATCGACGCCCCGTACCCGCCCACATCGGCGGTGCGCCCGAGGATCGGCTGGAAGACCACCCCGCCTCCGGACCCCAGGAGGGAGTCGAACGACAGCACCGTCGCGCGCTGCTTCGACGGGATCATGTCGTTGAGGTAGGCGCGGTGCACGGGGTCGTCGATCGCGGACGCGACGCCCCACAGCGCGATCAGCGCCACCGCGAGCCAGAACTCTCGGATCACGCCGAGGGCCAGCAGCACGCCGATGCTCGCCACGGTGGCGAGCAGGATCGACGACGTGCGCCGATGGAACAGCCGTCGCACCCACGGCGACAGCGCCCCGCCGACGATGGATGCCCCGGACAGCAGCGCCGCTGCGAGACCCGCGATGGAGTAGGCCTCTTCATCGCCCCACAGCTCCAACAGATAGGGCTGGAGGGCGTAGAAGACGTAGACGCCGACCCCGGCGGTGAACGGGCTCGCGAGCATGAGCCAGCGCACCGGGGCGTCCCCGAGTCCGTACCGGATGGACGCGGCGAACACCGTGCGGGTGGCCCGCAGAGGACCCTCGCCGCGGTCGGGGGTGAAGCCGATGTCGTGCATGAGCGCCGCCGCGACCACGAGCATGACCACGAGGATGCCGGCGCGCAGGACGAACGGCATCCCGAGGTCGGAGAGCTGGGCGACCACTCCGCCGAGTACCGAACCGGCGAGCATCGCCGCCCCTCCGACGATCTGCGCGCGACCGAACACCTTCTCGAGGCTGCCGTGGTAATCCGTCGCCTTCAAAGCGTCGACGAGCCACGCGTCGACCGCGCCCGAGAAGAACGTGAAACCCAGTCCGAGCAGCACTGAGACGATCGCCCACGCCCAGAACGGCGCCTGCCAGACCCAGAGCAACCAGTAGAGGACGGTCGTCACCGCGAGAGTCGCCGTGCCCAGCAGGTAGGAGGCGCGGCGGCCGACCGTGTCGGCGACGACGCCGGTGGGAATCTCGAAGATCAGCATCCCCGCGGTGAAGAAGGCGTTCGCCGCGAAGGCTTCGAGGTTCGACAGTCCGGCGTCGAGCAGGAACAGCGTGTTGACGCCCCAGATGAACGACGCCGCGAGCGTGTTGCCGAGCATCAGGACGTAGTAGGTGCCCTGCACCCGGCGCGCTGACGGGCCTGCGACGTCACTGACGATGGCGGCACCTCTTCTCGTGGCGGTACGAGGAACGCTTCGCCCGCGACCCTACGCCTCCGGCCCGCTCGCCGACAGAGGCGGACGACGGGTGACGACGCACGCTGCGCCGCGCGCGCTCAACGGAGGCGGTCGGGCGAGTCGAGCCACTCGTCGAAGGTGAGGGTGCCCTGTCGCCGCGGGCCGTCGCCGCCGCGGAGAGCACCGGAGGTGAGCCCGCGCCCGTATGCGCCGGGGAACCGGACATCGATCACCCTGCGCCGCACGCCGTCGTGGGCGCTCATCCGGCGGATCATCCCGGCGAGCGTCTCGTCGCGGGGCCCGACGAGATCCGGCGCCCGCCCGGCCGGAGGCGCGGTCGCGACGTCGACCAGGTGCTCCGCCACCTCGGCGGCCGCGACCGGTCGGGAGAGGGTCCGAGGCACCAGGGCGATCGGGCCGAACGAGGTCTGCGCCGCGATCTGCTCGGCGAACTCGTGGAACTGCGTCGCCCGAGCGATGGTGTGGGGGACTCGGGAGCCGGCGACGAGGCGCTCCTGTGCGAGTTTGCCGGCGTAGTAGGAGGTGTCGATGCCGTCGATGCCCACGATCGACAGGGCGACGTGATGTCCGACCCCGGCTCGCTCCTCGGCGTCGAGCAGTGACTGCGTCGCCGCCGTGAAGAACCCGACCGACTTCGCCGTCGCCAGCGTCGTGCGGTTCAGCACGTCGATCACCGCCTCGACGCCGACGAGCGACCGGTCGAGGTTCGTGCCCGAGACGACGTCCACGCCGTCGGAGCGGGACAGCGCGACGACATCGTGTCCGCGCCGCCTCGCAGCGCCGACCACATGACGCCCCACCGTGCCGGATCCACCGGCGATCGCGATCCTCATACAGTTCCTCCTCGTCGTGCACGGCAGCCGTGCCGCCGGGGGCATGCCGCGCTCACAGTATGACGATGCGGCGTGCCGGGGTGTGAGGTCGCGCGACGTCGGCTCGCGGTCAGTGTCCGGGCGGGAGGTCCGCGAAGCGGGAGTAGTGGCCGTGGAATCCGACGGTCAGCGTGCGGGTGGGGCCGTTACGGTGCTTGGCGACGATCAGATCGGCCTCGCCCGCGCGCGGGCTGTCCTTCTCGTACACGCTCTCGCGGTGCAGCAGGATCACCATGTCGGCGTCCTGCTCGATCGAGCCGGATTCGCGGAGATCGGAGATGGCGGGCAGCTTGTCGGCTCGCTGCTCGGAGCCACGGTTCAGCTGCGACAGGGCGATGACCGGCACCTGCAGCTCCTTGGCCAGCAGCTTCAGCGAACGCGAGAACTCGGAGACCTCCTGCTGGCGGCTCTCGACCTTCTTGCCCGAGGTCATCAGCTGCAGGTAGTCGATGATGACCATGCGCAGCCCCGCCTTCTGCTTCAGGCGGCGGGCCTTCGCTCGGATCTCGACGAGCGTCATGTTGGGGCTGTCGTCGATGTAGAAGGGCGCGTCGTTGATGCGGCCACGGGTCTGCGCCAGCTTGGTCCAGTCATCGGGCTGCAGGTTGCCCTTGCGCATGTGGTGCAGCGGCAGCGACGCCTCGGCCGAGAGCAGGCGCATCGCGATCTCGCTTCGCCCCATCTCGAGCGAGAAGAAGATGCTCGGCTGGTGGTTCTTGACCGATGCCGCGCGGGCGAAGTCGAGCGCCAGCGTCGACTTGCCCATGGCGGGACGGGCGGCGACCACGATCATCTGGCCGGGGTGGAATCCGTTGGTCAGCTCGTCGAGCTCGGCGAACCCGGTGGGCACGCCCGACATGCTGCCGTCCTTATGCTGGGCGGCGTCGATCTCGTCGATGGCGGTGGTTACTGCGTCGGCGAGAGGCACGTAGTCCTCGGCCTCGGTCTCCCGCGTGACGGCGTAGATCTCGGCCTGAGCGTTGTTGACGAGGTCGGTGACCTCGCCCTCGCTGGCGTACCCCATCTGCACGATGCGGGTGCCCGCCTCGACGAGTCGGCGGAGGACCGCCCGCTCGGCCACGATCTCGGCGTAGAACCCGGCGTTCGCCGCCGTCGGAACGATGCCCGTGAGGGTGTGCAGGTAGTCGGCGCCGCCGGCACGCGAGAGCTCACCGCTCTTGGTCAGGGCGTCGGTGACCGTGATCACGTCGGTCGGCTCGCCCATCGCGTAGAGGCTGAGGACGGCTTCGAAGATGACCTCGTGCTTCGGCACGTAGAAGTCGACGCCCTTGACGGTTTCGACGACGTCGGCGACCGCGTCCTTGCTCAGCAGCATGCCGCCGAGGGCGCTCTGCTCGGCGAGGAGATCGTGCGGCGGGGTGCGGTCGCGGTCGCGGTACTCGCCCTGCTCACGCGAGTCGCCGGCGATGCCCAGATGAGCGATCGACATGTGTTCTCCCCTTCTGACCGCCGCGCATGCGTGCGAGGGCATGCGGTGGCGATGTGCGCACCCGGTCCGCGGATCTCCCGTGCTCGGGAATTCAACCGCGGGCCACCGACATCGACGCTGTCGAGTGGAGCCCCCACGACTGCTCGCAGGCGTCGATCGATGAAGTCAGAGGCTACCGCGAGATGGACTTTTCGGGGTTGTGGATGAATCTGTGGAAACTGTGGAGAACAACGGCGTGTCGGCCTCATCCGCTGTGGGTAGATCGGTTGATCCAACGTCCGCCAAGCCGAGAAACGCGGAGTGCATCAGCGTTTCCGTTATTCACACCGAGTTCTGGGGAAAAGACGCTTCAACCTTTGGTCGAGAGTTGACAACAGGTGGACAACCCTGTGGGTAACTGATCGTGCGGCCCGCCGGGGACGGGAAAAGGGGCGGCCGGGCACATGCCCGACCGCCCCTTCAGCGGTGTCCTACGGCGCCTCAGCGCACGGCGACCACCGAGAGCGAGATCGTCGCTGCGACGTCGTCGCGCAGACGCACCGTCGCCTCGTGCGATCCGGTCGCCTTGATGGCGCTCGGGATCTCGATCTTGCGCTTGTCGATCTGTCCGAGACCGGCCGCCGCGACGGCGTCCGCCACGTCGGAGGTCTTGACCGAACCGAAGAGGCGTCCGCCGTTGCCGGCCTTGACGCGCAAGGTGACGACCGACTGCTCGAGCGTCGCCTTGAGCTGCTGCGCCTCTTCGAGGGTGGCGAGCTCGCGGGCCGCACGGGCCGCCTTGATCGACTCGATCTGCTTCTCGCCGCCACGCGACCACGCCACGGCGAAGCCGGACGGGATCAGGTAGTTGCGGGCGTAACCGGCCTTGACGTCGACGACGTCACCGGGAGCACCGAGGCCGGTCACCTCGTGGGTGAGAATGAGCTTCGACATGGGTGCCTCCTACCGGCCCGAGCCCGCGTAGGGCAGGAGCGCCATTTCGCGCGCGTTCTTGACCGCACGGGCGATCAGACGCTGCTCCTGCACCGAGACGCCGGTGATGCGACGGGCGCGGATCTTGCCGCGCTCCGAGATGAACTTGCGAAGCGTGGCGACGTCCTTGTAATCGATGACGCCAACGCGGATGGACTTCGCGGGGGCCGCCGACTTGGCGCCCTTGCCACGAAGCGGCTTGCGGCGGTCGCCGCTCGACTTTCCAGCCATTTACGTGTCCTTAGTGTGAAGAGTTGAAGTGTTGGTGCCGACCCGGTGAGGGATCAGAACGGGGTGTCGTCGTCGTAGCCGCCGCCCGGAGTGTTCCAGACGTCGCCACCACCGGACGAAGAGGATCCGCCGCCACCACCGAAGTTGCCCTGGCCGCCGCCGAAGTTGCCCTGGCCGCCACCCGAGTTGCCCCACGGCTCGTCGCCGCCGCCACCCTGGGAGACGCCACGGCCGCCACCGCCGCCGCCACCCGACGAGCGGGTGACCTGCGCGGTCGCGTAGCGCAGCGAGGGACCGATCTCGTCGACCTCAAGCTCGATCGAGGTGCGCTTCTCGCCCTCTTTCGTCTCGTAGGAGCGCTGCTTGAGACGACCGGTCGCAATGACACGGGATCCCTTGCTCAGCGAACCGGCGACGTGCTCGGCGAACTCGCGCCAGACGGAGGCCCGGAGGAACAGCGCTTCGCCGTCCTTCCAGTCGTTCGACTGACGGTCGAAGCTACGCGGAGTGGATGCGATGGTGAAGTTCGCGACCGCGAGCCCGTTCTGCGTGTAGCGCAGCTCGGGATCGGCGGTGAGGTTGCCGACGACCGTGATGATCGTTTCGCCGGCCACGGCTCAGCGGCTCTCTTCGGTCTGCGCGGACTCGGCAGCGGCTGCCGCAGCAGCGGCGACGCGCGCGACGGCCTCTTCGGCCCGCAGCACCTTGGTGCGCAGGACGGCCTCGGAGAGGTTCAGCTGGCGGTCGAGCTCCTTGGTGGAGTCGCTCGTCGCAGTCAGATTCACGACGGCGTAGATGCCTTCGCTCTTCTTCTTGATCTCATAGGCGAGACGACGACGGCCCCAGATGTCCACGCTGTCGACGGTGCCACCGTCGTTGCGGATCACGTTGAGGAACTTGTCGAGGCTGGGAGCCACGGTGCGCTCGTCGATCTCGGGATCGAGGATGACCATCAGTTCGTACTTGTGCGTCACTGACCCACCTCCTTCGGACTAGAACGGTTGCAGACGATCTGCAACAGGAGGGTGTGTGCACGTGTCCGGACGAGCCGGACAACCGCAGTAGCTTAGCGGATCGAGCGGACCGGGCTCAACCGCGCGGTTCGGAGGGGTCGTTCCTCTGCTGCCACCATGCGAGGAGGCGCTCGCGGGCGGCGTCCTCGCCGAGGGGTCCCTCATCGAGCCGGAGCTCGAGCAGGAATCGGTAGGCCGCGCCCACGTCCGGCCCCGCGGCGATGCCGAGGGCCGCCATGATCTGATCACCCGACAGGTCGGGGCGCACCGCGGCGAGCTCCTCCTGCTCCTGCAACTCCTCGATGCGGGCCTCGAGGTCGTCGTAGGCCGCCGCGAGCCGGGTCGCCTTGCGACGGTTGCGGGTGGTGACGTCCGCGCGGGTCAAGATGTGGAGGCGCTCGAGATCGTCGCCCGCGTCGCGGACGTAGCGCCGCACCGCGGAGTCGGTCCAACCCCCCTCGGTGTATCCGTAGAAACGCTGATGCAGCTCGATGAGGTGCGCGACGTGATCGACGGTCTCGTTGTCGAACCGCAGCGCGCGCAGCCGCTTGCGCACGAGCTTCGCGCCGACGACGTCGTGATGGTGGAAGGTGACCGTCCCGCCCTGCTCGAATCGGCGGGTCGCGGGCTTGCCGATGTCGTGCAGCAGCGCGGCGAGCCGCACCACCACGTCCGGTTCGGCGCCGCCGTCCGAGCGCGAGCGCTCGAGATCGATCGCCTGATCGAGGACGGTCAGCGAGTGCTCGTACACGTCCTTATGCCGGTGCTCGCCGTCGACCGTGAGCTTCATGGCCGGCAGTTCGGGCAGCACGAGTTCTGCGATGCCGGTGTCGACGAGCAGTTGGAGGCCGGTGCGCGGGGTCGACGAGCGGAGCAGCTTGACCAGCTCGTCGCGCACCCGTTCGGCCGAGATGATCGAGATCCGCTCGCGCAACACGATCATGGCGCTCTTCGCGGACTCGTCGATCTCGAAGCCGAGGGCGCCGACGAAGCGGGCCGCGCGCATCATCCGCAGAGGATCGTCGGCGAACGAGGTCGTGGCCTCCGCGGCCGTGCGCAGCCGTCCGGCGAGCAGGTCGTCGAGGCCGCCGGTCGGATCGACGAGGACGCGTTCGGGCAGCCGGAGCGCCATCGCGTTGATGGTGAAGTCGCGGCGACCGAGGTCGCCTTCGAGCGAGTCTCCGAACACCACCTCCGGTTTGCGGGAGGACGGGTCGTACTCGTCGGCCCGGTAGGTGGTCACCTCGACGGTCTCGCCCGCCACCCGAGCGCCGATGGTGCCGAACGCGCGGCCGATGTCCCACTGCGCGGAGGAGATCGGCTTCACGACGCGCAGGATCTCGTCGGGCGAGGCGTCGGTGGTGAAGTCGAGATCCGGTGCCGCTCGACCGAGGAAGGCGTCGCGGACGGGCCCGCCGACGAGGGCGAGTTCGTGTCCGGCGTCGGCGAAGGCCCGGCTCAGCCGCGCGACGGGCTTCGACTCCGCCGTCACGGCGAGGCGCTCGAGGGCGTCCGCCACGCTGGTCATGGTGCTCAATGCTAGAGGTGCGCCGCCGTGCGCCACGGCCGCGCAGGTGCTTCGCCCTAGACTTTCGAAGCATGGGAGCGAGCACGATCGAGCGCGCGCCGGAAGCCTCGTGAGCCGCTCGCGGGTGCTTGCCGCGGCCGTCGTCGCGACGATCACGATGCTGTCGGGTTTCGTCGCCGCACCGGCCGCGACCGCGGCCGACGGTTCTCTCGGGTTGGTCTTCGCGCCCGAGAACTCCGGACTCTCGCGGCCGGGGGAGCCGCTGGTCGTGTCGGGCACCGTCACGAACCAGTCCGACCGTCCGCTCGCGCCGAGTGTCATCGAGGTCGGCGTCGTGGCCGACACGGTGGGTCGGGACGGCCTCGACGAGGCGTACGCGGAGCCGGCCGGGGCTCGGACGGAGATGATCGCGACGATCGAGACCCCGCCCCTTCCCGTTGCGGGAAGCGCTCAGCTCAGCGTGACCGTACCCCCGGAGACCCTCGACGCGGTGCTCGCCGGCACCGGCTGGGGCGCACACCCGGTGGTCACGAGCGTGCAGGGCGACTCCGAGAACGCGAGCGTGTCCGCGCTCGTGCGACTCGACGGAGAGGGTCCGCGCGCCGAGATCTCGATCGTGCTGCCGATCACCGCGCCTCCCGGTGTCGACGGCATCATCGCGGCCGAGACCCTCGAGGAGTACACGGGCCCGAGCGGGGTGCTGACCCGGAAACTCGACGCGGCCGCCGATCCGCGGGTGGCGCTCGCCCTCGATCCGCGCATCCTCGCCTCCATCCGAGTGCTCGGCACGCGCGCCCCGGCGAGCGCCGTCGAGTGGCTGCAGCGACTGGAATCGCTGTCGAACGAGGTGTTCCCGTTGCAGTACGGCGACGCCGACGTCTCACTCGAGCGCGCGGCCGGTTCTCCGTCGGTGCTGCAGCCCACGTCGTTCGCCTCGGTGCTCGATCCGGCGGACTTCCCGGCGGGGCCGGCGACACCGACCCCCACTCAGACCGGTACCCCGACCCCGACCCCGTCCGTCTCGCCGACGGAGGGGGCGCCGCAACCCACCCTGCCGACCGTCGACGAGCTCTTCGCCTTCGACTACACGGCCACCGACATCGCCTGGCCGGCGGCCGGGATCGTCGG from Herbiconiux sp. L3-i23 encodes:
- the purB gene encoding adenylosuccinate lyase — its product is MAAPVHPSSAPHDDAAGLRGQPLSPLDGRYRPAVDGLGAFLSEAGLNRARVHVEVEWLIFLTDNGLFGTTRLTEDQSRSLRATVTGFGAADIAELAEFEATTRHDVKAVEYYVRRRLDALGLGAIAELTHFAATSEDVNNLAYAITVQQAVREVWRPAFVDVLEKLRALAVQHRAAPMLARTHGQPATPTTMGKELAVFAHRLDRQLARLDSQDYLGKFNGATGTYAAHLSAGPDLDWPELSRRFVTSLGLEWNPLTTQIESHDWQAELYGTLVHIGRILHNLCTDVWTYISLGYFRQIPVAGATGSSTMPHKVNPIRFENAEANLELSAAVLESLASTLVTSRLQRDLTDSTTQRNIGVGLGHSLLALDNIGRGLGEIALAPDVLAADLDRNWEVLAEAIQTVIRAEVTAGRSTIANPYELLKELTRGRRVDSAALAEFVGGLDLTDEAKARLTALTPEGYAGLADALVDVIRRD
- a CDS encoding phage holin family protein; translation: MRRFLVSVLGNAAALWLTTLIVAGTTVTPYAPGGVLETVLTYLLLGLLFGIVNGVIGTAIRIVAFPLYILTLGLIALIVNGLLFLLVGWISTLLGFGLSVEGFWWGVLAALVMAIFNWIIGLILRPLAGRQR
- a CDS encoding histidinol-phosphate transaminase, with translation MPEQVPPPVRLRPEIAALPAYKQGKPAAAGGYKLSSNENPFPPHAAVLAAMNEASDINRYPDASAFALREALAARFGVTADEVHVGAGSVALITQFITAAAGHGDEVIHPWRSFEAYPGQVTVAGATAVPVPLRPDGGHDLDAMAAAVNDRTRVVLVCTPNNPTGVVVTAAEFEEFMRRIPGDLLVLLDEAYAEFVRDDAAVDGATLFGRYPNLVVLRTFSKAWGLAGLRLGYAVGPEHVLDAARAAALPLSVTGQAQAAGLAALSHETDLFARVDHIVARRDAVLAGLRAVGLAVPESHGNFVWLGLGEHTAAAARILEEHAIVARVFAGEGVRISIGEAESVDELLRAGEEIVRNLPGAVEASR
- a CDS encoding SDR family oxidoreductase, producing the protein MRIAIAGGSGTVGRHVVGAARRRGHDVVALSRSDGVDVVSGTNLDRSLVGVEAVIDVLNRTTLATAKSVGFFTAATQSLLDAEERAGVGHHVALSIVGIDGIDTSYYAGKLAQERLVAGSRVPHTIARATQFHEFAEQIAAQTSFGPIALVPRTLSRPVAAAEVAEHLVDVATAPPAGRAPDLVGPRDETLAGMIRRMSAHDGVRRRVIDVRFPGAYGRGLTSGALRGGDGPRRQGTLTFDEWLDSPDRLR
- a CDS encoding MFS transporter, whose protein sequence is MLGNTLAASFIWGVNTLFLLDAGLSNLEAFAANAFFTAGMLIFEIPTGVVADTVGRRASYLLGTATLAVTTVLYWLLWVWQAPFWAWAIVSVLLGLGFTFFSGAVDAWLVDALKATDYHGSLEKVFGRAQIVGGAAMLAGSVLGGVVAQLSDLGMPFVLRAGILVVMLVVAAALMHDIGFTPDRGEGPLRATRTVFAASIRYGLGDAPVRWLMLASPFTAGVGVYVFYALQPYLLELWGDEEAYSIAGLAAALLSGASIVGGALSPWVRRLFHRRTSSILLATVASIGVLLALGVIREFWLAVALIALWGVASAIDDPVHRAYLNDMIPSKQRATVLSFDSLLGSGGGVVFQPILGRTADVGGYGASMFVSGIISVAAVPFVLLSRAQRAPADTMHEVDDASTSSESPAADAAAGPMPVAESAPDERRPADGA